In one Rhodopirellula halodulae genomic region, the following are encoded:
- a CDS encoding DUF3127 domain-containing protein has product MSDSTVRGVVNVIEETKTYGQKGFRKRLVVLEQDKGSFSNYIPVEFTRDNCDTVDELNMGDEIEVAYRLNGRKWQRDPQSEVKYFVSVEAMSFKVIGGSGGGEGVDAANDAFSEIDDEAPF; this is encoded by the coding sequence ATGAGTGATTCAACGGTTCGGGGCGTGGTCAACGTGATCGAAGAGACCAAGACCTACGGTCAAAAAGGGTTTCGCAAACGTTTGGTGGTGCTGGAACAAGACAAAGGCAGCTTCAGCAACTACATCCCCGTTGAGTTCACGCGCGACAACTGCGACACCGTTGACGAACTGAATATGGGCGACGAAATCGAAGTCGCCTACCGACTGAACGGCCGCAAATGGCAACGTGACCCGCAAAGCGAAGTCAAATACTTCGTCAGCGTGGAAGCAATGTCGTTCAAGGTGATCGGCGGATCCGGTGGCGGTGAAGGTGTCGATGCCGCCAACGACGCGTTCAGCGAAATCGACGACGAAGCGCCGTTCTGA
- a CDS encoding GH3 auxin-responsive promoter family protein: MSLHPMTMLRHSMLRYKMGRLQRYLDGANDARRIQRENLLERIRRHADTAFGRDHGFAEIRTLEDYRRQVPIAGYDAIRPYVDRVIQGETTALFPRETKVVMFATTSGTTAHPKMIPVTEEFYQQYKAGWQYWGTGVYRDYPHLLQMKSLQFSSHWNVTQTPSGAPCGNISGLAAETRPFYIGSLFVLPACVIQITEHLAKHYTALRLSLATDRVGKIVTANPSTLIEVAKFADAMKESLIRDIHDGTLTGDQPIPDAIRQQLRSRLKANPRRARQLQQIADRTGHLYPKDAWPDLTLLAVWTGGSVGIYLNQLPEYYGDVQIRDHGLSASEGRMTVPLQNNTPSGMLDYSSHHFEFIPESQRDAADPAVLEACDLVEGENYFIVLSTASGLYRYDIHDLVRCDGFQGQTPLLSFLNKGKNFCSFTGEKLSEHQVMQAMQQTLQSLGLKSCTFTLAPTLSQRPRYHLVLDEDSLPNLCQQLSSEMQNQLASVNCEYADKCASGRIDPLQVTRVPSGTWEKLRLDKTSKRGNFEEYKHPCLTNDPKFIERLRTLHQ; encoded by the coding sequence ATGTCGCTTCACCCGATGACGATGCTTCGCCACTCCATGTTGCGATACAAGATGGGGCGGCTGCAACGCTATCTCGATGGAGCCAATGATGCTCGTCGGATCCAGCGTGAAAATCTGCTGGAAAGAATTCGCCGGCACGCCGACACCGCCTTCGGTCGAGATCACGGGTTCGCCGAAATCCGAACGTTGGAAGACTACCGTCGCCAAGTTCCCATCGCGGGTTACGATGCGATCCGGCCCTATGTCGACCGAGTCATTCAAGGCGAGACGACGGCGCTGTTCCCCCGAGAGACCAAAGTGGTCATGTTCGCGACCACGTCGGGGACGACCGCTCATCCCAAAATGATTCCGGTCACGGAAGAATTCTACCAGCAATACAAAGCTGGCTGGCAGTACTGGGGCACCGGCGTCTATCGCGACTATCCCCATCTGTTGCAGATGAAGTCGCTACAGTTTTCAAGCCACTGGAACGTGACGCAAACTCCTTCGGGTGCTCCCTGTGGCAACATCAGCGGACTGGCCGCGGAAACTCGACCGTTCTACATCGGTTCACTGTTCGTGTTGCCCGCGTGTGTCATTCAGATCACCGAGCATTTGGCAAAACACTACACCGCTTTGCGATTGAGCTTGGCGACGGATCGAGTCGGCAAGATCGTCACCGCGAATCCAAGCACGTTGATCGAAGTCGCGAAATTCGCCGACGCAATGAAAGAGTCACTGATTCGCGACATCCACGATGGGACGCTCACCGGCGACCAGCCCATTCCCGACGCGATCCGGCAACAACTTCGGTCTCGTTTGAAGGCCAACCCTCGCCGAGCCAGACAACTGCAACAAATTGCCGACCGCACCGGCCACCTGTACCCCAAGGATGCGTGGCCTGACCTGACGTTGCTGGCGGTTTGGACGGGCGGGTCGGTGGGAATCTACCTGAATCAACTGCCCGAATATTACGGCGACGTCCAAATTCGCGATCATGGCCTGTCGGCAAGCGAAGGACGCATGACCGTCCCGCTGCAAAACAACACCCCTTCCGGCATGCTCGACTACAGCAGTCACCACTTTGAATTCATTCCCGAATCGCAACGTGATGCAGCAGATCCTGCAGTGCTCGAAGCCTGCGATTTGGTCGAAGGCGAAAACTACTTCATCGTGCTTTCGACCGCGAGCGGACTGTATCGCTACGACATTCACGACCTCGTTCGCTGCGATGGCTTTCAGGGCCAAACGCCTCTGTTGTCGTTCCTCAACAAAGGCAAAAACTTCTGCAGCTTCACGGGCGAGAAACTGAGCGAACACCAAGTGATGCAGGCGATGCAGCAAACCCTGCAATCGCTTGGGTTGAAGTCCTGCACATTCACATTGGCGCCGACTCTGTCGCAACGCCCACGCTACCACTTGGTGCTCGACGAGGACTCACTGCCCAACCTGTGCCAACAACTCAGCAGTGAAATGCAAAACCAACTCGCCAGTGTCAACTGTGAGTACGCTGACAAGTGCGCCAGCGGCCGAATTGATCCATTGCAGGTCACTCGCGTCCCATCCGGCACATGGGAAAAGCTGCGTCTCGATAAAACGTCCAAACGCGGCAACTTCGAAGAATACAAACACCCCTGCCTGACCAACGATCCCAAGTTCATCGAACGCCTGCGTACACTGCATCAATGA
- a CDS encoding superoxide dismutase, Ni, which yields MNRLFACTVLTLAFATIASAHCQVPCGIYGDQRRFEEMLEDEHTISKAQIEINSLAGKSDAQSVNQAVRWVTTKEEHATRIQNTIAAYFMAQRIKTDDAAYGKKLMAAHKVMVNAMKAKQSADPATAKALEESIFAFYEAYEGKKPVFEHEH from the coding sequence ATGAACCGACTATTTGCTTGCACCGTTCTGACTTTGGCGTTTGCCACCATTGCCTCGGCACATTGCCAGGTTCCCTGCGGGATCTACGGTGACCAACGCCGCTTTGAAGAGATGCTGGAAGACGAGCACACCATCTCGAAAGCACAGATTGAAATCAACTCATTGGCCGGGAAGTCAGATGCCCAGTCCGTCAACCAAGCGGTGCGCTGGGTGACCACCAAAGAAGAGCACGCGACACGGATCCAAAACACGATCGCCGCTTACTTCATGGCCCAGCGGATCAAAACGGACGACGCAGCCTACGGCAAAAAACTGATGGCGGCTCACAAGGTGATGGTCAACGCGATGAAAGCCAAACAATCGGCCGACCCCGCGACGGCCAAAGCACTGGAAGAATCGATCTTCGCTTTCTATGAAGCTTACGAAGGTAAAAAACCAGTCTTCGAACACGAGCACTGA
- the leuD gene encoding 3-isopropylmalate dehydratase small subunit has translation MQNFTVHQGVVATLDRANVDTDQIIPKQFLKRIERTGFGQFLFYDWRFLEDGETENPDFELNRVNVKGASILVTRQNFGSGSSREHAVWALDDYGIRAVIAPSFADIFFNNCFKNGVLPISLSEEDVEELFQRAAKGNPYQLTVDLEKQVITDGEGFEKSFEVDQSRRHNLLHGLDDIAQTLQHEEKITAFEEARG, from the coding sequence ATGCAAAATTTCACTGTTCATCAGGGTGTCGTCGCGACGTTGGATCGCGCCAATGTCGATACCGATCAAATCATTCCCAAGCAATTTCTCAAACGCATTGAACGCACCGGATTCGGTCAGTTCCTGTTCTACGATTGGCGTTTTTTGGAAGACGGCGAAACGGAGAATCCCGATTTCGAACTGAACCGAGTGAACGTCAAAGGTGCGTCGATTCTCGTCACGCGTCAAAACTTCGGCAGCGGCAGTAGCCGTGAGCATGCGGTTTGGGCATTGGATGATTACGGCATCCGCGCCGTGATCGCACCGTCCTTTGCGGACATCTTTTTCAACAACTGCTTCAAGAACGGCGTGCTGCCGATTTCGTTGTCCGAGGAGGATGTCGAAGAGTTGTTCCAGCGTGCCGCGAAGGGCAATCCTTACCAGTTGACCGTGGACTTGGAGAAGCAAGTCATCACGGACGGCGAAGGTTTCGAAAAGTCATTCGAGGTGGATCAGAGCCGACGCCACAACCTGTTGCACGGGTTGGACGACATCGCGCAAACGCTGCAGCACGAAGAAAAAATCACAGCCTTCGAAGAAGCCCGCGGTTGA
- a CDS encoding ketopantoate reductase family protein: MKISVLGAGAIGTMLGGLIRDNDPSCQVLLFGRGQHIQTIQDSGRVHLHGPWPTREVPVEATDNPADLVGSDMVLVTVKSQATAEAIASVAPYVGSAIVVSVQNGFNDEALLKHVAEERLVMGITATNVTVPEPGSASLQFKGTIVVGPNSKGTNAASATAATKTLEKTGFRVFEESNVEGVRYNKLAINSPGYAASLSQSNFITEAVCHKEWRNIVGKPLAEECLRVFDTAGVQLANIPKLPDIRKFHGFMKKLDSPLLGIFVSTGAKLIFNRRPIQFSLYQDLLKGKGTEVDHTLGEIVRLAERNGTTAPYNQMVIDLAKEIEARGAGQFLTREEVIQRFRSLSTR, encoded by the coding sequence ATGAAAATCAGTGTTCTCGGCGCCGGAGCCATTGGCACCATGCTCGGCGGATTGATTCGCGACAACGATCCCTCTTGCCAAGTCTTGTTGTTCGGACGTGGCCAACACATTCAAACCATCCAAGATTCCGGACGCGTTCACCTGCATGGGCCCTGGCCAACACGTGAAGTTCCAGTGGAAGCGACGGACAATCCGGCCGACCTAGTGGGTTCGGACATGGTGCTCGTGACCGTCAAATCCCAAGCCACCGCAGAAGCCATCGCCTCGGTGGCTCCCTATGTAGGCTCCGCGATTGTTGTATCAGTCCAGAATGGTTTCAACGACGAAGCACTGCTGAAACACGTCGCCGAAGAACGATTGGTGATGGGCATCACCGCCACCAACGTGACCGTGCCCGAACCAGGATCGGCCAGCCTGCAGTTCAAAGGCACGATCGTGGTTGGCCCCAACTCAAAAGGCACCAACGCAGCCTCAGCAACCGCAGCAACCAAAACGCTGGAAAAGACCGGCTTCCGCGTGTTCGAAGAAAGCAACGTGGAAGGCGTTCGCTACAACAAACTCGCAATCAATTCACCTGGATACGCGGCATCGCTGTCTCAATCCAACTTCATCACCGAAGCGGTCTGTCACAAGGAATGGCGAAACATCGTAGGCAAACCCTTGGCGGAAGAATGCTTGCGAGTCTTCGACACGGCAGGCGTCCAATTGGCAAACATTCCAAAGCTGCCGGACATCCGCAAATTTCACGGGTTCATGAAGAAACTCGATTCGCCACTGCTGGGCATTTTCGTCAGCACCGGGGCCAAACTGATTTTCAATCGCCGGCCCATTCAGTTTTCTCTTTACCAAGACCTCTTGAAAGGCAAAGGCACCGAAGTCGACCACACCCTGGGTGAGATCGTACGCCTTGCCGAACGCAACGGCACCACTGCCCCCTACAATCAGATGGTGATTGATCTCGCAAAAGAAATTGAAGCTCGCGGAGCGGGACAATTCCTCACACGAGAAGAAGTGATCCAGCGTTTTCGATCCTTGTCGACTCGCTGA
- a CDS encoding sensor histidine kinase yields MSPSSPQSAADRTARPSRLHRRPPNHNHRSDSDPVGAAVRLISETAHDLKSPLAGIAATMEAIRDGSLGDVTPSQAEFLQAAMNQCQYIDTLVSELARAERLRSGSPRVRRVATKRSAIQEAVDLATRPVLSNHRIELLWGGTDANANDVMVDPNILSRLLINLIVNAQRASQEGSPILIRVEDNPARGVAVWSVIDRGRGMSPAKLKQLGRSGAIASDSGGEGLGLMIAQQMAALHFSSLTLRSRVGSGTDAVFETPLASPSAIATTFARYRSQLRGERSRPHSLRQWKEGQADSAQRELTDGQRIRIESLINRTSWNEVELHGGPTRPIRADRLSLVRVTADDECPMEMADRFDQALQYQLTTFELAYRTSRRSWVCAFDADDHSLPARMEQIDQLAQRSQPAMSLHWNTPAVVPIHERNLQCLLVDAMTTQSLSEAPGKIADMDSVRLGTPEISFSPVAAARLDEELRRLNHRMKSQSERLQQQSAAIRPQTRPS; encoded by the coding sequence ATGTCCCCATCGAGCCCTCAATCGGCCGCTGATCGCACCGCGCGTCCCAGCCGCCTTCATCGCCGCCCGCCGAATCACAACCACCGATCGGATTCCGATCCGGTGGGTGCCGCGGTTCGATTGATCAGCGAAACGGCTCATGATTTGAAATCGCCGCTGGCGGGGATTGCCGCGACGATGGAAGCGATTCGCGACGGCAGCCTCGGGGACGTGACACCATCGCAGGCCGAATTCCTGCAAGCGGCCATGAACCAGTGCCAATACATCGACACGCTGGTCAGCGAACTGGCACGAGCCGAACGTTTGCGTTCGGGCTCCCCTCGCGTGCGCCGGGTGGCCACCAAACGAAGTGCCATTCAAGAAGCGGTCGATTTGGCGACACGTCCGGTGCTCAGCAACCACCGCATCGAATTGCTCTGGGGCGGCACGGACGCCAACGCGAATGATGTGATGGTGGATCCGAATATCCTGTCGCGATTGTTGATCAATTTGATTGTGAACGCACAACGCGCCAGCCAAGAAGGGTCACCGATCCTCATTCGAGTCGAAGACAACCCAGCGCGAGGCGTGGCGGTGTGGTCGGTCATCGATCGCGGGCGCGGCATGTCGCCAGCGAAGCTCAAACAACTCGGTCGTTCGGGTGCAATTGCATCGGACAGTGGCGGCGAAGGATTGGGGCTGATGATCGCCCAGCAAATGGCCGCGTTGCATTTTTCTTCGTTGACCCTACGCAGTCGAGTCGGCAGCGGCACCGATGCCGTCTTCGAAACGCCACTTGCATCTCCCTCGGCAATTGCGACCACGTTTGCTCGCTATCGATCGCAACTTCGGGGCGAGCGTTCACGTCCGCACTCACTTCGCCAATGGAAAGAAGGCCAAGCCGATTCGGCTCAACGAGAACTGACCGACGGACAACGCATTCGAATTGAATCGCTGATCAACCGAACTTCATGGAACGAAGTTGAGTTGCATGGCGGCCCCACTCGCCCCATCCGCGCGGATCGCTTGTCGTTGGTCCGAGTCACCGCGGACGACGAATGCCCAATGGAGATGGCTGACCGATTCGATCAAGCCCTGCAGTATCAGCTGACCACGTTTGAGTTGGCCTACCGAACATCGCGACGCAGTTGGGTCTGCGCTTTCGATGCGGACGACCACAGTCTGCCGGCCCGCATGGAACAGATCGATCAATTGGCACAACGATCCCAGCCAGCGATGTCTCTTCACTGGAACACCCCCGCGGTGGTCCCCATCCACGAACGCAATTTGCAGTGCTTGCTGGTCGACGCCATGACCACGCAATCACTGTCGGAAGCCCCCGGAAAAATCGCAGACATGGATTCCGTCCGGCTGGGGACTCCCGAAATCTCGTTCTCCCCGGTGGCTGCCGCCCGCCTCGATGAAGAACTCCGGCGGCTCAACCACCGGATGAAGTCTCAATCCGAACGCCTGCAGCAGCAATCGGCCGCCATTCGCCCGCAAACGCGCCCGTCGTGA
- the leuC gene encoding 3-isopropylmalate dehydratase large subunit, producing the protein MSDASSTAPSQSGAASQSTGSRTLLDKIWDQHVVHAPETGPAILYIDLHLVHEVTSPQAFEGLRINNRKVRRPERTIATPDHNVPTSDRSLPIADPISRKQIETLRDNCKEFGVPLFDIHDVRQGIVHVIGPENGYTQPGMTIVCGDSHTATHGAFGSLAFGIGTSEVEHVLATQTLLQFKPKTFELRVDGELARGVTAKDLVLYLIGQIGTAGGTGYVLEFTGDAVRNLTMEERMTVCNMSIEAGARAGMIAPDQTTFDYLRGRPECPADFDAAVEQWKQLPSDPGATYDRSNVYRGEDIRPQVTWGTNPGQVCSVDAVVPSPGDSTDVNIQKSTASALQYMDLKAGTPITDIGIDRVFIGSCTNARIEDLRAAAAVIKGHRCSDKVNAMIVPGSGKVKLQAEEEGLHKVFIEAGFDWREAGCSMCLAMNPDKLAPGERCASTSNRNFEGRQGKGGRTHLVSPAMAAAAAIEGHFVDIRQWDYR; encoded by the coding sequence ATGTCTGACGCTTCCTCGACCGCCCCCAGCCAATCGGGGGCCGCTTCGCAATCCACCGGCAGCCGCACGTTGCTGGACAAAATTTGGGACCAGCACGTGGTCCACGCCCCTGAAACGGGCCCCGCGATTCTCTACATCGATTTGCACCTGGTCCACGAAGTGACCAGCCCCCAAGCGTTCGAAGGGCTGCGAATCAACAACCGCAAAGTGCGTCGTCCAGAACGCACCATCGCGACGCCCGACCACAACGTCCCCACGTCCGACCGCAGCCTTCCCATCGCCGACCCGATCAGCCGCAAGCAGATCGAAACGCTTCGCGACAACTGCAAAGAGTTTGGCGTTCCGCTGTTTGATATTCACGATGTCCGCCAAGGGATTGTCCACGTCATCGGGCCTGAAAACGGATACACCCAACCCGGCATGACCATCGTGTGTGGTGACTCGCACACCGCAACGCACGGTGCCTTTGGCTCGCTGGCATTCGGGATCGGAACCAGTGAGGTGGAACACGTTCTGGCCACGCAAACCTTGCTGCAGTTCAAACCCAAAACGTTTGAGCTTCGCGTCGATGGTGAGCTGGCTCGCGGAGTCACCGCGAAGGATTTGGTGCTCTACCTGATCGGCCAAATCGGAACGGCGGGCGGAACCGGTTACGTCTTGGAGTTCACCGGCGACGCGGTTCGAAATCTGACCATGGAAGAGCGAATGACGGTCTGCAACATGTCGATCGAGGCGGGAGCCCGGGCCGGCATGATCGCGCCTGACCAGACGACGTTTGACTACCTGCGTGGTCGTCCTGAGTGCCCGGCTGATTTCGATGCTGCCGTGGAACAATGGAAGCAGCTTCCATCGGATCCCGGTGCCACTTATGACCGCAGCAACGTGTATCGCGGTGAGGACATCCGTCCGCAAGTCACTTGGGGGACCAACCCGGGCCAGGTGTGCAGCGTGGATGCCGTGGTTCCATCTCCCGGCGACAGCACGGACGTCAACATTCAGAAGTCGACGGCTTCGGCACTGCAGTACATGGATTTGAAAGCCGGCACGCCGATCACGGACATTGGGATCGACCGGGTCTTCATCGGTTCGTGCACCAACGCTCGCATCGAAGATTTGCGTGCCGCTGCGGCCGTGATCAAAGGCCATCGCTGCAGCGACAAGGTCAACGCGATGATTGTCCCTGGTAGCGGCAAAGTGAAGTTGCAAGCGGAAGAAGAAGGCCTGCACAAGGTCTTCATCGAAGCTGGGTTCGATTGGCGTGAAGCCGGTTGCAGCATGTGCTTAGCGATGAACCCTGACAAGCTTGCACCCGGCGAGCGTTGTGCCAGCACCAGCAATCGCAACTTCGAAGGTCGTCAAGGAAAAGGCGGACGCACGCACTTGGTCAGCCCCGCCATGGCCGCCGCCGCGGCGATCGAAGGTCACTTTGTTGACATTCGCCAATGGGATTATCGCTGA
- the glmS gene encoding glutamine--fructose-6-phosphate transaminase (isomerizing): MCGIVGYVGSSHAAEFLVDGLRRLEYRGYDSAGVAIQDGDNISVTRSVGRIQSLADRLGTPPEGTLGLGHTRWATHGPATEENAHPHLGGEGEVVLAHNGVIENFQVLKDELTAKGYQFKSATDSEVIAHLIAEGLKSTPVDPSQPNMRYVTAVQWAVGQLRGTYGLAVAFREKPGLLIAARFGSPLVLGVGRGEYFVASDASPIAGRTDRIVYLADHQIAVLTAEGFTVLHRDSGKVRVNIQPLAEDTGEVGLNGYEHYMLKEIHEQPDSLRNAMRGRLNDEDATAVFGGLNLTPQQLRGVERIILTGCGTSWHSALVGEYMIEEFARIPVCVEYASELRYRNPPIENNTLVFGITQSGETADTLAALNETKRKGHRTLAICNVVGSSIAQAADGGVYLHAGPEIGVASTKAYSSQCCVLAMLALYFGRMRHMSFESGGRIIEELRRLPAAVEQALTCDSEVRRIASKYANASNFLYLGRRYNFPTALEGALKLKEISYIHAEGYPAAEMKHGPIALVDEQTPSVFIMPRGTTYDKVMSNMEEVKARGGPVIAIASHEETQIRRIADEVIMIPEVPEFLQPIVSVIPLQLLSYHIAVLRGCDVDKPRNLAKSVTVE, from the coding sequence ATGTGTGGAATTGTTGGTTACGTCGGTTCGAGCCACGCGGCTGAGTTTCTCGTCGACGGGCTTCGGCGTTTGGAATACCGCGGCTACGACAGTGCCGGCGTTGCAATTCAAGACGGCGACAACATCTCCGTTACGCGATCGGTCGGGCGAATTCAATCGCTGGCGGATCGGTTGGGAACACCGCCCGAGGGAACGCTGGGATTGGGCCACACCCGGTGGGCGACGCACGGTCCCGCAACGGAAGAGAACGCTCACCCACACCTGGGCGGTGAAGGCGAAGTCGTTCTGGCGCACAACGGTGTCATCGAAAACTTTCAGGTTTTGAAAGACGAACTGACCGCCAAGGGTTACCAATTCAAATCCGCCACCGATAGCGAAGTCATCGCTCACTTGATCGCGGAAGGTTTGAAGAGCACGCCCGTCGATCCGTCGCAGCCCAACATGCGATACGTCACCGCGGTTCAATGGGCTGTGGGGCAACTGCGCGGAACCTACGGTTTGGCGGTCGCCTTTCGTGAGAAGCCAGGTTTGTTGATCGCGGCTCGATTCGGCAGCCCGTTGGTCTTAGGTGTTGGGCGCGGCGAGTACTTTGTCGCCAGCGATGCTTCACCCATCGCTGGACGCACCGATCGCATTGTTTATTTGGCCGATCACCAGATCGCGGTGCTGACTGCCGAAGGTTTCACCGTGCTGCATCGCGACAGCGGCAAGGTGCGCGTCAACATCCAACCGTTGGCCGAAGACACCGGCGAAGTCGGACTGAATGGTTATGAGCATTACATGCTCAAGGAAATTCACGAGCAGCCCGATTCGCTTCGCAATGCGATGCGAGGTCGACTGAACGACGAGGACGCGACCGCAGTCTTTGGTGGTTTGAATTTGACGCCTCAGCAGTTGCGAGGTGTGGAGCGGATCATCTTGACCGGATGCGGGACCAGTTGGCATTCCGCCTTGGTGGGCGAATACATGATCGAGGAATTCGCCAGGATTCCCGTTTGTGTGGAATACGCGAGCGAGCTTCGTTATCGAAACCCGCCGATTGAAAACAACACGTTGGTGTTTGGAATCACTCAAAGCGGTGAAACGGCGGACACGCTGGCCGCATTGAACGAGACCAAACGCAAAGGCCATCGCACGCTGGCAATTTGCAATGTGGTCGGAAGTTCGATCGCTCAAGCGGCCGATGGCGGCGTCTACTTGCACGCCGGTCCGGAGATCGGTGTCGCGAGCACCAAGGCTTACTCGAGTCAATGCTGCGTGCTAGCGATGTTGGCGTTGTACTTCGGTCGCATGCGTCACATGAGCTTTGAATCCGGCGGACGCATCATCGAAGAGCTGCGACGACTTCCCGCCGCGGTGGAACAAGCGTTGACCTGTGACTCGGAGGTGCGGCGAATTGCGTCGAAGTATGCCAACGCTTCGAACTTCCTCTACCTCGGGCGACGTTACAACTTCCCGACGGCATTGGAGGGGGCACTCAAGCTGAAAGAAATCAGCTACATCCACGCGGAGGGCTACCCCGCCGCCGAGATGAAACACGGCCCGATCGCACTGGTCGATGAGCAAACGCCCAGCGTCTTCATCATGCCTCGCGGAACCACGTACGACAAAGTGATGTCGAACATGGAAGAGGTCAAAGCTCGCGGCGGCCCGGTGATCGCCATTGCTAGCCACGAAGAGACTCAAATCCGCCGAATCGCGGACGAGGTGATCATGATTCCGGAGGTTCCGGAGTTTCTGCAGCCGATTGTCTCGGTCATTCCGCTTCAGTTGCTTTCCTACCATATTGCCGTTTTGCGGGGTTGTGACGTCGACAAACCGCGTAATTTGGCGAAAAGCGTGACGGTTGAGTAA
- a CDS encoding response regulator: MAKNILFVDDDPVLLNILTEMAKTKLDPSYEIHSADGGAAAITQSKINGDFSVVVIDMQMPEMNGIQTITELRKTMPHAVFVMLTANKELDTAIQAVNDGKVFKFLNKPCDPDQMIATIEAAQQQHNTQVSTKDLLSGTFAGTLDFMTDLIEMPDGRHLDTSRMVEAITDLSRNLSLQLGWEERIAARVFLVGIAMLNSEESKRFDQLDPTTEEHQELFRKICKTSAGMLKKIPRFDWIVDLLLVVPKAQRLNETGRRIEISALLLRVVFYWNFLTAKGLCVEATSSTIQSIMPELSDKLIRAMECLNDNHDTLCLTMVPVDELCPGMIPYEDIRISDGPKVVTGGRRLTQPMIENLRRNPEINQRHIPIVESSISSSTRSTESAVLA, from the coding sequence ATGGCTAAAAACATTCTGTTCGTTGATGACGATCCGGTCCTTCTCAACATCTTGACGGAAATGGCCAAAACGAAGCTGGACCCCAGCTACGAGATCCATTCCGCCGATGGCGGAGCGGCCGCCATCACCCAATCCAAGATCAATGGCGACTTCTCAGTGGTCGTGATCGACATGCAGATGCCGGAGATGAATGGCATTCAAACGATCACGGAACTGCGAAAGACGATGCCTCATGCGGTCTTCGTGATGCTGACGGCCAACAAAGAACTCGACACCGCCATCCAAGCCGTGAACGACGGCAAGGTGTTCAAGTTCCTTAACAAACCCTGCGATCCGGATCAGATGATCGCAACGATCGAAGCCGCTCAACAACAACACAACACGCAAGTCTCAACCAAGGACCTGCTGAGTGGAACCTTCGCCGGAACGTTAGACTTTATGACCGACTTGATCGAGATGCCGGATGGGCGACACCTCGACACAAGCCGAATGGTCGAAGCCATCACCGACCTCTCACGTAATCTTTCGCTGCAACTTGGTTGGGAAGAACGCATCGCCGCACGTGTGTTCCTGGTTGGCATTGCGATGCTGAACTCCGAAGAGTCCAAACGATTCGACCAACTCGACCCAACCACCGAAGAACACCAAGAACTGTTCCGCAAGATCTGCAAAACATCGGCGGGAATGTTGAAAAAGATCCCTCGGTTTGATTGGATCGTTGACCTTCTTCTGGTCGTTCCCAAAGCTCAACGGCTCAACGAAACCGGCCGACGCATTGAGATCTCGGCTCTGCTGTTGCGAGTCGTCTTCTACTGGAACTTCCTGACCGCGAAGGGCCTGTGCGTGGAAGCAACTTCATCGACCATTCAATCCATCATGCCCGAGCTTTCCGACAAGCTGATCCGTGCAATGGAATGTTTGAATGACAACCACGACACACTCTGCCTCACCATGGTCCCGGTCGACGAACTATGTCCCGGCATGATTCCCTACGAAGACATTCGCATTTCCGATGGCCCAAAGGTTGTCACTGGCGGTCGACGCTTGACTCAACCCATGATTGAGAACTTGCGCCGCAATCCTGAGATCAACCAACGTCATATCCCGATCGTGGAAAGCTCGATCTCGTCGTCCACACGATCAACCGAATCTGCGGTGCTTGCCTGA